One Hyphomicrobium sp. CS1GBMeth3 DNA window includes the following coding sequences:
- the nagA gene encoding N-acetylglucosamine-6-phosphate deacetylase translates to MTSSKRHAIAADFVFDGANLHRDQAVLVGGARVSGIVPRDRVPAGTDVHTLPGGAWLAPGFIDVQVNGGGDVLFNNQPDAAAIATIVAAHRKSGTTSLLPTFITDTRDKMKTAIDAVRKASDHPGVLGIHLEGPFLSPEKPGVHRRDFIRQPDAEDFKLLTSLGRGVMLVTLAPEVQPKGFIAQLARSGIRVSLGHSAATYEQTKDAIAQGLTGFTHLFNAMPPLSARAPGPVGAALESPDVFFGVIVDGLHVDPAMLRIALSGRAHPMLVTDAMASVGGTRSSFELYGETIEVVNGRCTRKDGALAGSAIDMATAIRNCVDLLQIPLERALSLASANPAAFLGRSDLGHITPGRRADLVALEPRKVQVLETWVAGMRSDAHAGILR, encoded by the coding sequence ATGACATCATCGAAACGGCACGCCATCGCCGCCGACTTTGTGTTCGACGGCGCAAATCTGCATCGCGACCAAGCGGTGCTGGTGGGCGGCGCGCGCGTTTCCGGGATCGTGCCGCGCGACCGCGTGCCCGCCGGCACGGACGTGCATACGCTTCCCGGCGGCGCCTGGCTCGCGCCCGGCTTCATCGACGTGCAGGTCAATGGCGGCGGCGATGTGCTGTTCAACAACCAGCCCGACGCCGCCGCGATTGCCACCATCGTTGCCGCGCATCGTAAATCCGGCACGACCTCGCTGCTGCCGACTTTCATCACCGATACGCGCGACAAGATGAAGACCGCCATCGACGCCGTGCGCAAGGCCTCCGATCACCCGGGCGTGCTTGGCATCCATCTGGAAGGGCCGTTCCTGTCGCCGGAGAAGCCGGGCGTGCATCGGCGCGATTTTATCCGCCAGCCCGACGCCGAAGACTTCAAGCTGCTGACGTCGCTGGGCCGCGGCGTCATGCTGGTGACGCTTGCGCCGGAGGTGCAGCCCAAGGGCTTTATCGCGCAACTCGCCAGATCCGGCATCCGGGTCTCGCTCGGTCATTCGGCCGCGACCTATGAACAGACGAAAGACGCGATCGCGCAAGGGCTGACCGGCTTCACGCATCTGTTCAACGCCATGCCGCCCTTGTCCGCCCGCGCGCCGGGACCGGTGGGTGCCGCACTGGAAAGTCCCGACGTGTTTTTCGGCGTCATCGTGGACGGCCTGCATGTCGACCCGGCCATGCTGCGCATCGCTTTGTCCGGGCGCGCGCATCCGATGCTGGTGACCGACGCCATGGCGTCGGTCGGCGGGACGCGGTCGAGCTTTGAGCTTTACGGCGAGACCATCGAAGTGGTGAACGGCCGCTGCACGCGCAAGGACGGGGCGCTTGCCGGCTCGGCCATCGACATGGCGACTGCGATCCGCAATTGTGTCGATCTCCTGCAAATCCCGCTGGAACGGGCGCTCTCGCTGGCATCCGCGAATCCCGCCGCCTTTCTCGGGCGTTCGGACCTTGGCCATATCACGCCCGGCCGCCGCGCCGATCTTGTGGCGCTGGAGCCTCGCAAGGTGCAGGTGCTTGAAACCTGGGTCGCGGGCATGCGAAGTGACGCCCACGCCGGGATTCTGCGTTGA
- the tpiA gene encoding triose-phosphate isomerase: MTNAPIRPLIAGNWKMNGLAAALAEATAVRDTLPSLGGNAAEVMICPPATLLAQLAGLAKGSPLAVGAQDCHWAAAGAHTGDIAAEMVKDAGASAVIVGHSERRADHGELDRIVRSKASAAHRAGLTAIVCIGETRGEREAGLTLTVVRRQLAGSLPDAVDPTNSVIAYEPVWAIGTGLTPSTDDVVEVHAAIRAYLVERFGAAGQGVRILYGGSVKPANARELLALTDVNGALVGGGSLRAEDFLAIVRAAL, from the coding sequence ATGACCAATGCTCCCATTCGCCCCCTGATCGCCGGCAACTGGAAAATGAACGGGCTGGCCGCCGCGCTGGCTGAGGCCACGGCCGTACGCGATACGCTCCCGTCCCTAGGGGGAAATGCGGCTGAGGTCATGATCTGCCCGCCCGCCACCCTCCTGGCGCAGCTTGCGGGCCTTGCGAAAGGCTCGCCGCTCGCCGTCGGCGCCCAGGACTGCCACTGGGCCGCCGCGGGGGCTCACACCGGCGATATCGCCGCCGAGATGGTGAAGGACGCTGGCGCCTCCGCCGTCATCGTCGGCCATTCCGAGCGCCGCGCCGACCACGGCGAGCTGGACCGCATCGTGCGCAGCAAAGCCTCCGCTGCCCACCGCGCCGGTCTCACCGCCATTGTCTGCATCGGCGAGACCCGCGGCGAGCGCGAGGCCGGCCTGACCCTCACCGTCGTGCGCCGCCAGCTTGCAGGCTCGCTCCCCGACGCGGTGGACCCCACCAACTCCGTGATCGCCTATGAACCTGTCTGGGCCATCGGCACCGGGCTGACGCCGAGCACCGACGACGTCGTCGAGGTCCACGCCGCGATCCGCGCCTATCTCGTCGAGCGCTTCGGCGCAGCAGGCCAAGGCGTGCGCATCCTCTACGGCGGCTCGGTCAAACCGGCCAACGCCCGCGAGCTTCTCGCGCTGACGGACGTCAACGGTGCACTCGTTGGCGGCGGCAGCCTCAGGGCCGAGGACTTTCTGGCCATCGTGCGCGCCGCGCTGTAG
- the hemA gene encoding 5-aminolevulinate synthase, translated as MNFERLLQQRLEALRREGRYRTFADLKRRRGFFPVADHFTAMGSREVTVWCSNDYLGMGQHPKVIAAMHEAIDLVGAGSGGTRNISGTTHHHVELEHELADLHGKEQALLFTSAYVANDATLSTLAKLLPGCVIFSDEKNHASMIQGIRHGGSEKRIFRHNDVADLEAKLKQVPRDAPKIIAFESVYSMDGHIAPISAICDLAEKYGALTYLDEVHAVGMYGPRGGGIAERDGVMGRVDIINGTLAKGFGVMGGYIAGTRDLCDAIRSYASGFIFTTSLAPAIAAGALASIRHLKVSSLERARHQERARALKKSLKERRLPIMDNQSHIVPVMVGCPIHCKAVTDTLLSRYGIYVQPINYPTVPKGTERMRLTPSPVHSDEQMATLIDALGELWAACPVPNGAYVKLAAE; from the coding sequence ATGAATTTTGAGCGCTTGCTTCAGCAGCGGCTCGAGGCTCTTCGTCGCGAAGGTCGATACCGCACTTTTGCGGATCTCAAACGCCGCCGCGGGTTTTTTCCGGTGGCGGATCATTTCACCGCCATGGGTTCGCGCGAAGTCACCGTGTGGTGCTCCAACGACTACCTCGGCATGGGACAGCATCCCAAGGTTATCGCCGCCATGCACGAGGCCATCGACTTGGTGGGTGCGGGCTCGGGTGGCACGCGCAATATTTCCGGCACGACGCATCATCACGTGGAGCTCGAGCATGAGCTCGCGGATCTGCACGGCAAGGAGCAGGCGCTGCTCTTCACCTCGGCCTACGTCGCCAACGATGCGACGCTCTCTACGCTTGCGAAGCTGCTGCCCGGCTGCGTGATCTTCTCCGACGAGAAGAATCACGCTTCGATGATCCAGGGCATCCGTCACGGCGGCTCCGAGAAGCGCATCTTCCGCCACAACGATGTTGCCGACCTCGAAGCGAAGCTGAAGCAGGTGCCGCGCGACGCGCCGAAGATCATCGCGTTCGAGAGCGTGTACTCGATGGACGGGCACATCGCGCCCATCTCGGCGATCTGCGATCTTGCCGAGAAGTACGGGGCGCTGACCTATCTCGATGAGGTGCATGCGGTCGGCATGTACGGCCCGCGCGGGGGCGGCATCGCCGAGCGCGACGGTGTCATGGGTCGCGTCGACATCATCAACGGCACGCTGGCGAAGGGCTTCGGCGTCATGGGCGGCTACATCGCCGGCACGCGCGACCTTTGCGACGCGATCCGCTCCTACGCGTCGGGCTTCATCTTCACCACGTCCCTTGCGCCTGCGATTGCGGCAGGTGCGCTTGCGAGCATCCGACATCTCAAAGTCAGCTCGCTCGAGCGCGCCCGCCATCAGGAGCGGGCTCGCGCACTCAAGAAGTCCCTCAAGGAGAGGCGTTTGCCCATTATGGATAACCAAAGCCATATCGTTCCCGTGATGGTCGGTTGTCCCATTCACTGCAAGGCGGTGACGGACACGCTGCTCAGCCGATACGGGATCTATGTGCAGCCCATCAATTATCCGACCGTGCCGAAGGGAACCGAGCGCATGCGCCTGACGCCATCTCCGGTGCATTCGGACGAGCAGATGGCGACCCTGATCGATGCGCTCGGCGAGCTTTGGGCGGCCTGCCCGGTCCCGAATGGCGCCTACGTCAAGCTGGCGGCAGAGTAG
- a CDS encoding SIS domain-containing protein, with protein MANELREAPQAVAGQERVLAQPVAELVARLKARPPRVVVTCARGSSAHAATFGKHLIELALGIPVAAAAPNIASVYGRALGLDGQFFLAISQSGRSDDLIAQAKSARGAGAITACIVNAPDSPLATQCEFVLPMGAGLEESVAATKSFVATLAALSRLVGVWSDDRALASAVNRLPERLAKATALDWAEAVEALAGARSLVTIGRGPTLAIAREAALKLKEIGNLHAEPFSGAEFLHGPVALVSERYPILVFLPADEAAAGMAGLVSDLRGKGARVLVAGPGDPAPGKLAALSPDHPATDAICLIQSFYAMVVRLADRLGTDADRPRHLRKVTRTQ; from the coding sequence ATGGCGAATGAGCTGCGCGAAGCGCCGCAGGCGGTCGCGGGCCAGGAGCGCGTACTGGCGCAGCCGGTGGCGGAGCTTGTGGCGCGGCTGAAAGCGCGGCCGCCGCGCGTGGTGGTCACCTGTGCCCGCGGCTCGTCGGCACATGCCGCGACCTTCGGCAAGCACCTGATCGAACTTGCGCTCGGGATACCAGTGGCGGCCGCGGCCCCGAATATCGCGAGCGTCTATGGGCGTGCGCTCGGGCTTGACGGGCAATTCTTTCTGGCCATCTCGCAATCGGGCCGCAGCGACGATCTGATCGCGCAGGCCAAAAGCGCACGCGGCGCAGGCGCGATCACGGCATGCATCGTGAACGCGCCGGATTCACCGCTCGCCACGCAATGCGAGTTCGTTTTGCCCATGGGTGCCGGCCTGGAAGAAAGCGTCGCGGCCACCAAGAGTTTTGTCGCAACGCTTGCGGCGCTGTCGCGGCTGGTCGGGGTGTGGTCGGACGATAGGGCGCTCGCAAGCGCGGTGAACCGATTGCCCGAACGGTTGGCAAAAGCCACGGCGCTCGACTGGGCCGAGGCGGTCGAGGCTTTGGCCGGCGCGCGCAGCCTTGTCACCATCGGCCGCGGGCCGACGCTTGCGATCGCGCGCGAGGCTGCGCTCAAGCTGAAGGAGATCGGCAATCTGCATGCCGAGCCGTTCAGCGGCGCGGAATTCCTGCATGGGCCGGTCGCGCTCGTGTCGGAGCGTTATCCGATCCTTGTCTTCTTGCCGGCCGATGAAGCCGCCGCCGGCATGGCGGGGCTGGTCTCCGACCTGCGCGGCAAGGGCGCGCGTGTGCTGGTGGCCGGGCCGGGAGATCCGGCTCCGGGAAAACTCGCGGCGTTGAGCCCGGATCATCCGGCGACCGACGCGATCTGCCTGATCCAGAGTTTTTATGCGATGGTCGTGCGCTTGGCCGACCGGCTCGGCACCGATGCCGACCGGCCGCGGCATCTGCGGAAAGTGACGCGCACGCAATGA
- the secG gene encoding preprotein translocase subunit SecG — MTTVLLVLHIMVAAALVAVVLWQRSEGGALGIGGGGGAGGFLTGRGTANLLTRTTAILAACFFLTSIALTLVSKRTSPVGSHFDAPASSTTAPAAPAQEGQPAAPAAPSDGAPRGGILDKLR, encoded by the coding sequence ATGACGACGGTTCTTCTCGTCCTTCACATCATGGTTGCGGCCGCACTGGTGGCGGTCGTGCTCTGGCAGCGCTCCGAAGGCGGCGCGCTCGGCATCGGCGGCGGCGGCGGTGCCGGCGGCTTCCTGACCGGCCGCGGCACGGCGAACCTCTTGACCCGCACCACGGCGATTCTGGCCGCCTGCTTCTTCCTGACCAGCATCGCGCTGACGCTGGTGTCGAAGCGCACCTCGCCCGTCGGCTCGCACTTCGACGCGCCGGCCTCGTCGACTACGGCCCCCGCAGCACCCGCGCAGGAAGGCCAGCCCGCGGCCCCGGCCGCACCGAGTGACGGCGCACCCCGCGGCGGCATCCTCGACAAGCTCCGATAA
- a CDS encoding sulfatase-like hydrolase/transferase: protein MRQEHEDTGTAGSGKVKSEAATPTTSHWGPAVWPLHPFLFSAASVLALYTSNLRETSFRDVAPTLITVVGSAALLFVTIGLLLRDFGQRAAVLASIVLVGVLYHTDLFARLNALLGGIVPTTAAVPLMLIVVGLLAILVMRVRFDLTLPNALLNGIALVLLMTPAWSAASYTLATMGLQRSTVAAASTPASSISVPQGAVAAPASASTPDIYYFIFDRYGSQQTLARVYDVDNRPFLESLRAKGFYVALGSHANYPKTAPSLASTFHMDYVDFLAADPLAQRNEWHPIYDMLKNHRVGNFLKSRGYRFVQIGSWWAPTQHNTAADESYSFGFSEFAWLYLRRTIVPKMLDAVAPGIGIAGMTDWDNGQCRRVPLQFAEVKAISERPEPTFTFVHVLLPHEPYVFAADGRCMPPEEVRSRGKIGGYVGQLLYANSLIGDIVDHLLALPIKPIIILQADEGPYPEAYRTGNRSWRKATPEQLAVKTGILNAYYFPDGDYSTLYQDITPVNTFRLLFDKYFGTGYGRLPDRTFAFPDYSSIYDFFDVTEPTRLGDGPAN from the coding sequence ATGAGACAAGAGCATGAGGACACCGGCACGGCCGGGTCCGGTAAGGTCAAGTCCGAAGCCGCAACACCGACGACCTCACATTGGGGCCCAGCGGTGTGGCCGCTCCATCCATTTCTCTTCTCCGCCGCCTCGGTTCTCGCCCTCTACACGTCGAACCTGAGGGAAACATCATTCCGCGACGTTGCACCGACGCTGATCACCGTCGTCGGTTCGGCGGCATTACTTTTCGTGACGATCGGGCTTTTGCTGCGCGACTTCGGGCAGCGTGCTGCCGTTCTCGCCAGCATTGTCCTTGTCGGTGTGCTCTATCATACCGACCTGTTCGCTCGCTTAAACGCGCTGCTCGGCGGTATCGTACCAACGACGGCAGCGGTGCCTCTGATGCTGATCGTGGTCGGCCTGCTCGCCATCCTGGTCATGCGCGTCCGCTTCGACTTGACCCTGCCGAACGCGCTTCTCAACGGGATTGCTCTCGTTCTCCTCATGACGCCCGCGTGGAGTGCCGCGTCCTACACCCTCGCGACAATGGGGCTGCAAAGATCCACGGTTGCCGCAGCGTCGACGCCGGCCTCGTCGATCTCCGTGCCTCAAGGAGCCGTTGCCGCACCGGCGTCCGCCTCGACGCCCGACATCTACTATTTCATCTTCGATCGGTATGGCTCGCAACAGACGCTGGCGCGGGTCTATGACGTCGACAACCGTCCCTTCCTGGAGTCATTGCGTGCAAAGGGCTTCTACGTCGCGTTGGGGAGCCACGCGAACTACCCGAAAACCGCCCCCTCCCTCGCCTCCACCTTTCATATGGACTATGTGGATTTCCTCGCCGCGGATCCACTCGCCCAACGGAACGAATGGCATCCCATATACGACATGCTGAAAAACCACCGCGTCGGGAACTTCCTCAAATCAAGAGGCTATCGCTTCGTCCAGATCGGGAGCTGGTGGGCGCCGACACAGCACAACACTGCTGCCGATGAGAGCTACAGCTTCGGCTTCAGCGAGTTTGCCTGGCTCTACCTACGGCGGACGATCGTGCCGAAAATGCTCGACGCCGTCGCACCCGGTATCGGTATCGCTGGTATGACAGACTGGGACAACGGCCAATGCCGGCGCGTACCGTTGCAGTTCGCGGAGGTGAAAGCCATCAGCGAGCGCCCCGAGCCAACCTTCACCTTCGTGCATGTCCTCCTTCCGCACGAACCCTATGTCTTCGCCGCCGACGGCCGCTGCATGCCTCCCGAGGAGGTGCGGTCGCGCGGCAAGATAGGGGGTTACGTCGGGCAGTTGCTCTACGCCAACAGCTTGATTGGCGACATCGTCGACCACCTGTTGGCGCTGCCGATAAAGCCCATCATCATTCTGCAAGCGGATGAAGGCCCCTACCCCGAGGCATACCGAACAGGCAACCGGTCGTGGAGGAAGGCCACGCCCGAACAACTCGCCGTTAAAACGGGCATCCTCAATGCCTATTATTTTCCCGACGGCGACTACTCGACGCTCTATCAGGATATAACGCCGGTGAACACGTTCCGGCTCCTGTTCGACAAGTATTTCGGCACGGGCTATGGCCGCCTGCCAGACCGGACATTCGCCTTTCCTGACTATTCCAGTATCTACGATTTCTTCGATGTCACCGAACCCACGCGGCTCGGCGACGGCCCGGCAAACTGA
- a CDS encoding CTP synthase — MQRYIFITGGVVSSLGKGLASAALGALLQARGYSVRLRKLDPYLNVDPGTMSPYQHGEVFVTDDGAETDLDLGHYERFTGVPAKKSDNITTGRLYQDILARERRGDYLGGTVQVIPHVTDAIKQFVTSGNEDVDFVLVEIGGTVGDIEGLPFFEAIRQLGNELPRHSSIFIHLTLLPYIPSAGELKTKPTQHSVKELRSIGIQPDILLCRSDRDIPKGERKKIALFCNVREEAVIQALDVASIYDVPLAYHREGLDDEVLAAFGITGAPRPDLSRWETISRNVSSPEGEVTIAVVGKYTGLKDAYKSLIEALVHGGIANRVKVNLEWIESEIFEREDPAPYLEGVNGILVPGGFGERGSEGKILAAKFARERNVPYFGICFGMQMATLEAARNLCGIAGAGSTEFGSTDEPVVGLMTEWMKGNELESRRQDGDLGGTMRLGAYQAALGRDTRIAEIYGSTEISERHRHRYEVNTDYRERLEAAGLRFAGLSPDGLLPETVEYPDHPWFIGVQFHPELKSRPFEPHPLFKSFIAAAVEQSRLV; from the coding sequence ATGCAACGGTACATCTTCATTACCGGTGGCGTGGTCTCCTCCCTCGGAAAAGGTCTCGCTTCCGCCGCCCTTGGCGCGCTTCTGCAGGCACGCGGCTACTCCGTCCGCCTGCGCAAGCTGGATCCTTACCTGAACGTCGACCCCGGCACGATGAGCCCTTACCAGCACGGTGAGGTGTTCGTGACGGACGACGGCGCCGAGACGGACCTGGACCTCGGCCACTACGAGCGCTTCACCGGCGTGCCGGCGAAGAAGTCCGACAACATCACCACCGGCCGCCTCTACCAGGACATCCTGGCGCGCGAGCGCCGTGGCGACTACCTGGGCGGCACCGTGCAGGTGATTCCGCACGTCACAGACGCCATCAAGCAGTTCGTCACTTCCGGCAACGAAGACGTCGACTTCGTGCTCGTCGAGATCGGCGGCACCGTGGGCGACATCGAGGGCCTGCCGTTCTTCGAGGCCATCCGCCAGCTCGGCAACGAGTTGCCGAGGCATTCGTCGATCTTCATCCACCTGACGCTGCTGCCCTACATCCCGTCCGCGGGCGAGCTCAAGACCAAGCCCACGCAGCACTCGGTGAAGGAGCTGCGCTCGATCGGCATCCAGCCCGACATCCTGCTCTGCCGCTCCGACCGCGACATCCCGAAGGGCGAGCGCAAGAAGATCGCGCTCTTCTGCAACGTGCGCGAGGAAGCCGTCATCCAGGCGCTCGACGTGGCCTCCATCTACGACGTGCCGCTCGCCTATCACCGCGAGGGCCTCGACGACGAGGTGCTCGCCGCCTTCGGCATCACAGGGGCCCCGCGCCCGGATCTCTCCCGCTGGGAGACCATCTCGCGCAACGTCTCCTCCCCCGAAGGCGAGGTGACGATCGCCGTCGTCGGCAAGTACACCGGCCTCAAGGACGCCTACAAATCGCTGATCGAGGCGCTTGTGCACGGCGGCATCGCCAATCGCGTCAAGGTCAACCTCGAATGGATCGAGAGCGAGATCTTCGAGCGCGAGGATCCGGCCCCCTATCTCGAAGGCGTCAACGGCATCCTCGTGCCGGGCGGCTTCGGCGAGCGCGGCTCGGAAGGCAAGATCCTCGCCGCCAAGTTCGCGCGCGAGCGTAACGTGCCCTACTTCGGCATCTGTTTCGGCATGCAGATGGCGACGCTCGAAGCAGCGAGAAACCTGTGCGGCATCGCGGGCGCGGGCTCAACGGAGTTCGGCTCAACCGACGAGCCGGTCGTCGGCCTGATGACCGAATGGATGAAGGGCAACGAGCTCGAGAGCCGCAGGCAGGACGGCGACCTGGGCGGCACCATGCGCCTCGGCGCCTACCAGGCTGCACTCGGCCGCGACACGCGCATCGCAGAGATCTACGGATCGACGGAGATCTCCGAGCGCCACCGCCACCGCTACGAGGTGAATACGGACTATCGCGAACGGCTCGAAGCCGCCGGCCTGCGCTTCGCCGGCCTCTCACCCGACGGGCTGCTGCCGGAGACGGTCGAGTATCCGGATCACCCGTGGTTCATCGGCGTCCAGTTCCACCCGGAATTAAAGAGCCGCCCCTTCGAGCCGCACCCGCTCTTCAAGAGCTTCATTGCCGCGGCCGTGGAGCAGTCAAGGTTGGTTTAG
- a CDS encoding BadF/BadG/BcrA/BcrD ATPase family protein: MSENALLLGVDGGGTRCRARLCDLPGRVLGEGIAGPANIRFGLEESFAAVLDATQQCFAGAGLSPDALKRTTACLAVAGASEPVDLAAARQYRHPFHRAVLTTDAHAACVGAHQGGDGGVIIVGTGSVGWGVMGERQVRVGGWGFPVSDEGSGAWLGCEILRRTLWAYDGRIDMRGLLVRVMHEFNGNPHAIVRFMGHARPRDFGRFAPFVVEFASEDDAIAVELMQLAAGHIDVMAARLEELGVTPIALSGGLAASMEGWLAPATRDRLVPAAGDALSGALLLARAEAHSPAPIT, from the coding sequence TTGTCGGAAAATGCATTGCTTCTGGGGGTAGATGGTGGCGGTACCCGCTGCCGTGCAAGGCTGTGCGACCTTCCTGGCCGTGTGCTGGGCGAGGGGATCGCGGGCCCTGCAAATATCCGATTTGGCCTTGAGGAAAGCTTTGCCGCTGTGCTTGATGCCACCCAGCAATGCTTTGCCGGTGCGGGCCTTTCGCCCGACGCGCTCAAGCGCACTACGGCTTGTCTTGCCGTTGCGGGCGCAAGCGAGCCGGTCGATCTCGCCGCCGCCCGCCAATACCGGCACCCCTTCCACCGAGCGGTGCTGACCACCGACGCGCATGCGGCTTGCGTCGGAGCGCATCAGGGCGGTGACGGCGGCGTGATCATTGTCGGTACCGGCAGCGTCGGCTGGGGCGTGATGGGCGAACGGCAGGTCCGTGTCGGCGGCTGGGGCTTTCCGGTCTCCGACGAAGGCAGCGGCGCGTGGCTCGGCTGTGAGATTCTGCGCCGCACATTATGGGCGTATGACGGGCGCATCGACATGAGAGGCCTGCTGGTCCGGGTGATGCACGAGTTCAACGGCAATCCGCACGCGATCGTGCGTTTTATGGGTCATGCGCGACCGCGCGATTTTGGGCGTTTCGCGCCGTTCGTGGTCGAATTTGCGTCAGAGGACGATGCTATAGCGGTCGAATTGATGCAGCTTGCCGCCGGCCATATCGATGTCATGGCGGCGCGGCTGGAAGAATTGGGCGTCACGCCCATTGCGTTGTCGGGCGGGCTTGCCGCCAGCATGGAAGGCTGGCTCGCGCCCGCGACCCGCGACCGCCTTGTGCCGGCGGCGGGTGACGCCCTGAGCGGGGCTTTGCTGCTGGCGCGCGCCGAGGCGCATTCACCGGCGCCGATTACCTGA
- a CDS encoding J domain-containing protein produces the protein MADPYKVLGVARDASQDDIRKAYRMAAKETHPDLNPGKPEAEERFKAINAAYDIIGDADKRKRYDAGEIDETGAERQPERHFYREYAEADPNIRYSQRGPGRGDGQADFDYDIFADLFRGRGERGGFRMPPHDVRYALEVDFLDAVNGARKTVSMPDGKTLDIAIPAGISDGQVLRLKGQGLPGSEGKTGDAYVEISVRPHPTFTRDGHDILTMLPVSLGEALNGARVRVETVDGPVDLTVPKGVKDGAHLRLRSKGVSRGKDDGRGDQLVKIHIVPPEGADDALAQFMAEWEKAHPQNPRGREAA, from the coding sequence ATGGCCGATCCCTACAAGGTATTGGGCGTGGCACGCGACGCCAGCCAGGACGACATACGCAAGGCGTATCGCATGGCCGCGAAGGAGACGCATCCCGATCTCAATCCCGGCAAGCCCGAGGCCGAAGAGCGCTTCAAAGCAATCAACGCCGCCTACGACATCATCGGCGACGCCGACAAGCGCAAGCGCTACGATGCCGGCGAGATCGACGAGACGGGGGCCGAGCGCCAGCCGGAGCGGCACTTCTACCGCGAGTACGCCGAAGCAGACCCGAACATACGCTATAGCCAGCGTGGCCCGGGCCGCGGCGATGGCCAGGCAGACTTCGACTACGATATCTTCGCCGATCTCTTTCGAGGGCGCGGCGAACGCGGCGGGTTTCGCATGCCGCCTCACGACGTGCGTTACGCGCTGGAGGTCGACTTTCTCGACGCGGTCAACGGTGCGCGCAAAACGGTGTCGATGCCCGACGGCAAAACGCTCGACATCGCGATCCCGGCGGGGATCAGCGACGGCCAGGTGCTGCGTCTCAAGGGGCAGGGCTTGCCGGGCTCCGAGGGCAAAACCGGGGACGCATACGTCGAGATCTCGGTCAGGCCGCATCCGACTTTCACACGGGACGGCCACGACATCCTGACCATGCTGCCGGTCTCGCTCGGCGAGGCGCTGAACGGAGCGCGCGTGCGCGTCGAGACTGTGGACGGGCCGGTCGATCTGACGGTGCCGAAGGGCGTCAAGGACGGCGCGCACCTGAGGCTGCGCAGCAAAGGTGTTTCGCGCGGCAAGGACGACGGCCGCGGCGACCAGCTGGTCAAGATCCACATCGTGCCGCCCGAGGGAGCCGACGACGCGCTCGCCCAGTTCATGGCCGAGTGGGAAAAGGCGCACCCGCAAAACCCGCGTGGAAGGGAGGCAGCGTGA
- a CDS encoding N-acetylmuramic acid 6-phosphate etherase, translating to MDTERPSPRYAGIDLWEPADVLDAMIEGQFAAVAAVRAARPQLGKAALAMEGRLHERGRLIYAGAGTSGRLAVQDGAELMPTFSWPRERLLLLIAGGHEAMMQAVEGAEDEIEHARELATRHNIGPDDVLIAVAASGTTPFTLACLREAKRAGALTIGIANNRGTPILEDSDAPVLLDTGPEPIAGSTRMNAGTAQRIALNLLSSLVMIRLGHVYQGLMVDVQATNAKLVQRAEEMLLRLTSRSRDEVRNALIRAQGSVKLAVLLLEGCELQDARNFLDRCGGKLREALALYRDQPKRPGRAA from the coding sequence ATGGATACTGAACGTCCCAGCCCCCGCTACGCCGGCATCGACCTCTGGGAGCCGGCCGACGTGCTCGACGCCATGATCGAGGGGCAGTTCGCAGCCGTCGCCGCCGTGCGCGCCGCGCGCCCGCAACTTGGGAAAGCCGCGCTCGCCATGGAAGGCCGGCTGCACGAACGCGGCCGGCTGATCTATGCCGGCGCCGGCACGTCGGGGCGTCTTGCCGTGCAGGACGGCGCCGAACTGATGCCGACCTTTTCCTGGCCGCGCGAACGCCTGTTGCTGCTGATCGCGGGCGGCCATGAAGCCATGATGCAGGCGGTGGAAGGCGCCGAGGACGAAATCGAACACGCGCGCGAGCTTGCCACGCGCCACAATATCGGGCCCGACGACGTGCTGATCGCGGTAGCGGCCAGCGGCACCACCCCGTTCACGCTCGCCTGCCTGCGTGAGGCGAAACGCGCGGGCGCGCTCACCATCGGAATCGCCAACAATCGCGGGACGCCGATCCTCGAAGACAGCGACGCGCCGGTTTTGCTCGACACCGGACCTGAGCCGATCGCCGGCTCGACCCGGATGAATGCCGGCACCGCGCAGCGCATCGCGCTCAATCTGCTGTCCTCGTTGGTGATGATCCGGCTCGGCCACGTCTATCAGGGCCTGATGGTGGACGTGCAGGCGACCAACGCCAAGCTTGTGCAGCGCGCGGAAGAGATGTTGCTGCGTCTCACGAGCCGCAGCCGCGACGAGGTGCGCAACGCGCTCATCCGCGCGCAGGGCAGCGTGAAGCTCGCCGTGCTGCTGCTGGAAGGCTGCGAGTTGCAGGACGCGCGCAATTTCCTCGATCGCTGCGGCGGCAAGCTGCGCGAGGCGCTCGCGCTTTACCGCGATCAGCCCAAGCGGCCGGGCCGCGCCGCCTAG